From the genome of Clostridium sp. BNL1100, one region includes:
- a CDS encoding MATE family efflux transporter, which translates to MSINYVQDMTEGNEVKLLIKFSLPMLIGNIFQQFYNLIDSVIVGKYVGANALAAVGATASLNFLTFSICLGLSIGIGIIISQYFGAKKEEDVKSAIANAVYVIAVSGVLMSLVTCLLARPILELMRTPHEIIDDSVKFLRITAGGMIAVAAYNAIAGILRALGDSRTPLLFLILSCGVNVGLDLLFVLKFGFGVAGTACATVISQAIAALGCIIFALSTNPYFKLKKEHMRISWPIIKKCFKIGIPVALQNSMIAISLVALQSVVNGFGKVAVAAYTATSRVEQLIGQPYNSLGAAMSTFAGQNMGAGKLERVRKGYHKSIIIVAVLSLTALLAAQFGGHAIMSIFVKESAVIELGARAIKITSCMYFALGLIYITRGVLNGAGDAFYSMINGFVEVIGRVGFSTGLAMIPTIGVWSVWATTGLTWGITAIASIIRYRQGKWEHKSLVAAENES; encoded by the coding sequence ATGTCAATAAACTACGTGCAAGATATGACAGAAGGAAATGAAGTCAAGCTTCTAATAAAGTTTTCATTACCAATGCTTATCGGTAATATCTTTCAACAATTTTACAATTTAATTGATTCAGTTATTGTAGGAAAGTATGTAGGTGCTAATGCACTTGCGGCGGTGGGAGCTACAGCCTCACTAAATTTTCTGACGTTTTCTATCTGTTTGGGGTTGTCCATCGGAATAGGTATAATAATTTCACAGTATTTTGGTGCAAAAAAAGAAGAAGATGTAAAGAGTGCTATAGCAAATGCAGTATATGTAATAGCCGTTTCAGGAGTACTTATGAGTTTAGTAACCTGCCTGTTAGCCCGGCCTATACTGGAGTTGATGCGAACGCCCCATGAAATTATAGATGATTCGGTGAAGTTTCTGAGAATAACAGCCGGCGGTATGATTGCAGTAGCGGCGTATAACGCCATAGCTGGTATATTGAGGGCATTAGGGGATTCAAGGACACCCTTGTTATTTTTAATACTATCTTGTGGAGTTAATGTAGGTCTGGATTTATTGTTTGTGCTGAAGTTTGGGTTTGGAGTAGCGGGAACAGCATGTGCTACTGTTATTTCTCAGGCAATTGCTGCTTTGGGCTGCATTATCTTTGCTTTATCCACAAATCCGTATTTTAAATTAAAAAAAGAGCATATGAGAATAAGTTGGCCTATTATAAAAAAATGTTTTAAAATCGGAATTCCAGTTGCATTGCAAAACTCAATGATTGCTATTTCATTGGTAGCATTGCAGAGTGTTGTAAATGGATTTGGAAAAGTAGCAGTTGCTGCATATACAGCAACCAGCAGAGTAGAACAGCTTATAGGGCAGCCTTATAACTCTTTGGGAGCAGCCATGTCCACCTTTGCGGGACAGAATATGGGTGCAGGTAAGCTGGAGAGGGTAAGAAAGGGTTATCATAAAAGTATCATAATAGTAGCGGTATTAAGCCTCACGGCCCTGTTGGCAGCCCAGTTCGGAGGCCATGCAATTATGAGCATATTTGTTAAAGAATCGGCTGTAATAGAGCTTGGTGCTAGAGCAATAAAAATTACAAGCTGTATGTATTTTGCACTGGGCCTGATATATATTACAAGAGGTGTTTTAAACGGTGCCGGCGATGCGTTCTATTCTATGATAAACGGTTTTGTTGAAGTTATAGGTAGAGTTGGGTTTTCAACTGGGTTAGCAATGATTCCTACTATTGGAGTTTGGAGCGTATGGGCTACTACAGGTTTAACATGGGGTATTACGGCAATTGCAAGTATAATAAGATACAGGCAGGGTAAATGGGAACATAAATCGTTAGTAGCGGCCGAGAATGAATCATGA
- a CDS encoding MBL fold metallo-hydrolase has translation MVKFCSLFSGSSGNALFIGTEKTKLLIDAGLSGKKILEALCSIGEKPEELSAILISHEHVDHVRGAGILSRKVDIPIYANESTWCSMETGLGPVKLENKVAFSTGEEFEIGDICVRPFSIPHDAAEPVGFNFFAEGKRITTATDIGHMSDELLDYIVGNDLVLLESNHDIEMLKVGPYPWPLKKRILGDHGHLSNENAAKVITYLAEKGCTRFILGHLSSENNFPELAYQTTYNALNEKKIAVGSDVELAVALRDRVGHINII, from the coding sequence ATGGTCAAGTTTTGCAGTTTATTTAGCGGAAGTAGCGGAAATGCTCTTTTTATTGGTACGGAAAAAACAAAACTTCTTATAGATGCCGGCTTGAGCGGTAAGAAAATACTTGAGGCACTGTGTTCCATTGGTGAAAAGCCGGAGGAACTAAGTGCTATATTAATTTCGCATGAACACGTTGACCATGTTCGGGGTGCGGGGATTCTTTCAAGGAAAGTAGATATTCCCATATATGCAAATGAGTCTACCTGGTGTTCTATGGAAACCGGTCTTGGGCCTGTAAAGCTTGAAAACAAAGTAGCATTCAGTACCGGTGAAGAGTTTGAAATCGGAGATATATGTGTAAGGCCATTTTCAATTCCCCATGATGCAGCGGAACCCGTAGGTTTTAACTTTTTTGCAGAGGGCAAAAGGATTACAACGGCAACGGATATAGGACATATGAGTGATGAACTTTTGGACTATATAGTAGGAAATGACCTGGTTTTGCTGGAATCTAATCATGATATAGAGATGCTAAAGGTGGGCCCTTACCCATGGCCATTGAAAAAAAGAATTCTGGGAGATCACGGACACTTGTCCAATGAGAATGCGGCCAAGGTAATTACATACCTTGCTGAAAAAGGCTGCACCCGGTTTATTTTAGGGCATTTAAGCAGTGAAAACAATTTCCCGGAACTTGCCTACCAGACAACATACAATGCATTAAATGAAAAAAAGATAGCAGTAGGCAGTGACGTTGAGCTTGCAGTTGCTTTAAGGGACAGGGTAGGACATATTAATATAATATAA
- a CDS encoding MASE3 domain-containing protein, with protein sequence MKLVRNFYVQGVNTETKHIRKESIMEVFLFAVFLIFLYLTRYSYHLLFHTSAELFVCVISFGLFFISINTSSMLKNNFIVFLGIGYFFIGIIDMFHIFIYSGVSIIFKTGDQSRVVQFWMSGRYMTAFTLLGSTLLLYKNLNKFRTWLIFLAYFLASCGVIAAILYFKVFPACYVAGHGLTRFKIISELVITVIILFVAILYFRKRKNIDFKLFFNMEFHLILMAFSELLFTDFFNPSDWTNVWSHIVRVLSYFFLYKAIIETGLKRPYNILFDRINNIDNQLKQEQQQRMMIEDMLVKNDKCYELIINNSSDAIIVTSEGKLIFANDRAEKIFGAYNSGELIGMELMSFVHPDDRTLVRKHMETSYLGQTSPVQYEYKIMSRKGHVIDLESTSDLLVYQGKLSNISILKDISSRKQISKLKSDIRDNERVLNETKEYNKLLTEFFSNISHELKTPLNVILGAIQILNLPHDFELPYTFEENLNKYHKVMKQNCYRLLRLVNNLIDLSKFDSGFLKLNLCNQNIVNVVEEITLSVADYVENRGLSITFDTDCEEKIIAVDADKIERIILNLLSNSIKFTDKGGSILISMSDRGDRISISVRDTGIGIPKDKLETIFERFGQVDKTLTRNREGSGIGLSLVKTLVEMHGGIIKISSIEGHGSQVYMELPVKVIHDESISANRAVISRTNVEKINVEFSDIYS encoded by the coding sequence ATGAAATTAGTTAGGAACTTTTATGTTCAAGGAGTTAATACAGAAACAAAGCATATCAGAAAGGAATCAATTATGGAAGTATTCCTTTTCGCTGTATTTTTAATATTTCTGTATTTAACACGGTATTCCTACCACTTATTGTTTCACACTTCAGCAGAGTTGTTTGTATGTGTAATATCTTTTGGATTGTTTTTTATTTCTATTAATACAAGCAGCATGTTAAAAAACAACTTTATTGTATTTTTAGGTATCGGGTATTTCTTTATCGGTATTATTGATATGTTCCATATATTTATATATTCCGGGGTATCAATAATATTTAAAACCGGCGACCAAAGCAGAGTTGTGCAATTCTGGATGTCCGGAAGGTATATGACGGCATTTACACTTCTGGGTTCCACTTTGCTGCTTTATAAAAATTTGAATAAATTCAGGACGTGGCTGATATTTCTAGCATACTTTCTGGCTAGCTGCGGGGTTATTGCAGCAATACTCTACTTCAAGGTGTTTCCTGCTTGTTATGTTGCAGGGCATGGACTAACACGATTTAAAATTATTAGTGAATTAGTAATTACCGTAATAATTTTGTTTGTAGCCATATTATACTTTAGAAAGAGAAAAAACATTGATTTTAAGCTTTTCTTTAATATGGAGTTCCATTTAATTTTGATGGCATTCTCCGAACTTCTGTTTACTGATTTTTTTAATCCCTCCGACTGGACAAATGTCTGGTCTCATATAGTACGGGTATTGTCTTATTTTTTCCTTTATAAAGCAATAATTGAGACAGGTCTAAAACGGCCTTACAACATATTGTTTGATAGAATAAATAATATTGATAATCAATTAAAACAGGAACAGCAGCAGCGAATGATGATAGAAGATATGCTTGTCAAAAATGATAAATGCTACGAGCTTATAATAAATAACTCCAGCGACGCCATAATTGTAACCAGTGAAGGTAAGTTAATTTTTGCAAATGACCGGGCAGAAAAAATTTTTGGAGCCTATAATTCCGGTGAGCTAATTGGAATGGAGCTAATGAGTTTTGTTCATCCTGATGATAGGACACTTGTCAGGAAACACATGGAGACGTCTTATTTAGGACAGACTTCACCTGTACAATATGAGTATAAAATAATGTCACGCAAGGGGCATGTAATTGACCTTGAGTCAACCAGCGACCTATTGGTATATCAGGGCAAGCTTTCAAATATCAGTATACTAAAGGATATTAGCTCAAGAAAGCAGATTAGCAAGCTCAAAAGCGATATAAGGGACAATGAGAGGGTACTAAATGAGACGAAAGAATACAATAAGTTGCTAACAGAGTTTTTCTCCAATATTTCACATGAACTTAAAACTCCATTAAACGTTATACTCGGGGCAATACAGATTTTAAACTTACCCCACGATTTCGAGCTACCGTACACCTTTGAAGAAAATCTGAATAAATATCATAAAGTGATGAAACAAAATTGTTATAGACTTCTAAGACTTGTAAACAATCTGATTGACCTTTCAAAATTCGATTCCGGTTTTTTAAAGTTAAACCTGTGCAATCAGAATATAGTAAACGTAGTTGAAGAGATTACGCTTTCCGTTGCGGACTACGTTGAGAACCGAGGTCTTAGTATTACTTTTGATACTGATTGTGAAGAAAAAATAATTGCAGTTGATGCTGATAAAATAGAAAGAATTATTCTTAACCTCCTCTCAAACTCCATAAAGTTTACTGATAAGGGTGGGAGTATTTTAATCAGCATGAGTGACAGGGGCGACCGGATTTCTATATCTGTCAGGGATACAGGTATAGGTATACCAAAGGATAAGCTTGAAACCATTTTTGAAAGGTTTGGACAGGTTGATAAAACATTAACAAGAAACAGAGAAGGCAGCGGTATAGGATTATCTCTTGTCAAAACTCTGGTAGAGATGCATGGAGGTATTATTAAAATAAGCAGTATAGAGGGGCATGGAAGCCAAGTATACATGGAGCTTCCGGTAAAGGTAATCCATGATGAGTCTATTTCTGCTAACAGAGCTGTTATAAGCAGAACAAACGTTGAAAAGATAAATGTTGAGTTTTCGGATATATATTCTTAA
- a CDS encoding CPBP family intramembrane glutamic endopeptidase: MKKVLSILLIPVEIALLFFLSYFINGFLNNNLVQAYLLPIFRNILNPNIASLFLNGIVNAIFAFIIIVFIGIALKIPLKGFGFNMLNYKFSIKATIIFLTVFIPLYAFFGTIAAKYNLFSYTFSFPLNTYNFIFYAFFELFVSGLEEIYFRSFLITIFLMIWRHIFKTKRGLETAAITASTIIFALRHIGMTMLPFTITYLVPLQILVVVIMGFSFGYIFVKSKSLLGGYLAHGISNSLITMFLLVLNLAL; encoded by the coding sequence ATGAAAAAAGTTTTATCTATTTTATTAATCCCAGTAGAAATCGCTTTACTATTCTTTCTAAGTTACTTTATCAACGGTTTTTTGAACAATAACTTAGTACAAGCATATTTATTGCCTATATTTAGAAATATTCTCAACCCCAATATTGCTTCACTCTTTTTAAATGGAATAGTGAATGCAATATTTGCATTTATTATTATTGTTTTTATAGGAATTGCTTTAAAAATACCGCTTAAAGGATTTGGCTTTAATATGCTCAACTATAAGTTCAGCATAAAAGCAACAATAATATTTCTAACAGTTTTTATTCCTTTATATGCTTTTTTTGGTACAATAGCAGCCAAGTATAATTTATTTAGTTACACATTTTCCTTTCCATTGAATACTTATAACTTTATATTTTATGCATTCTTTGAATTATTTGTTTCAGGGCTTGAAGAAATTTATTTTAGGAGCTTCTTAATAACGATTTTTTTAATGATATGGCGTCATATATTTAAAACCAAGAGAGGATTGGAAACTGCAGCTATCACTGCCTCAACTATAATTTTTGCACTAAGACATATAGGAATGACCATGTTACCTTTTACTATAACATACCTAGTACCACTTCAAATTTTAGTTGTTGTAATTATGGGCTTCTCTTTTGGATATATTTTCGTTAAATCAAAAAGCTTGTTAGGTGGATACTTGGCACACGGAATAAGTAATTCCTTAATAACTATGTTCTTGCTTGTTTTAAATTTAGCTTTATGA
- a CDS encoding flagellin, with amino-acid sequence MVISHNMSSLNSYNAYNSLNIEKSKSVKKLVSGLRINNASDDSAGLAISEKMRSKIRGLDQAQRNIQDGISLIQTVDGALSSIGNSLIRMKELAIKASNGVLSYSDRQSVQEEITQLYLGIEDIADNTEFNKIKLLDGSNVKNTPGTEEFIEVQTALSDPNMRLAAIIFDYTRNLSQSLAVGIVNFPTNFNSPYNAMFTFENPPSNPNFIYSPLGEDTNSTIENMIKTVEDLKNDTSGDPIKTAQKKFLIDNNISLTRYGIDVLVMKHSTNTNFTYQAGGPDGSGVSNGTTWVEKGWTADFVYHELKTTPPSSSGTPVILQVGPDMGDIFKIELPNAEPENLGLKGTDVTNQYNAQAAVSKIDKAMSTILSQRSKFGAYNNALEYTFSNVLNSGLNLTSAESRIRDTDMALEYSKYIKYSILQESAQMLLKQANHSKEGVLYLLNF; translated from the coding sequence ATGGTAATTTCTCATAATATGAGTTCCCTTAATTCTTACAACGCTTACAATAGTTTAAATATTGAAAAGTCAAAGTCTGTAAAAAAATTAGTCTCAGGTCTGAGAATTAACAATGCAAGTGATGACTCTGCAGGCTTAGCAATATCTGAGAAGATGCGTTCTAAGATCAGGGGACTGGACCAGGCTCAAAGAAATATACAGGACGGGATTTCATTAATTCAGACAGTAGACGGAGCCTTGTCCTCAATAGGAAACTCCCTGATAAGGATGAAGGAACTTGCCATAAAAGCTTCAAACGGGGTATTAAGCTATTCAGACCGCCAATCCGTTCAAGAAGAAATAACACAGCTTTACCTCGGAATAGAGGATATTGCCGACAATACAGAATTTAATAAAATTAAACTTCTTGACGGCTCAAATGTAAAAAACACTCCCGGTACAGAAGAATTTATTGAAGTACAAACAGCTCTCAGCGATCCTAATATGCGCCTTGCGGCAATTATATTTGATTACACCAGAAATCTTTCCCAAAGTCTGGCTGTAGGTATTGTTAATTTCCCTACTAACTTTAATTCCCCCTACAATGCAATGTTTACATTTGAAAACCCTCCCTCAAATCCTAATTTTATATATAGCCCTTTAGGTGAAGATACTAATTCAACTATAGAGAATATGATAAAGACAGTGGAGGATTTAAAAAATGATACAAGTGGTGACCCTATAAAAACAGCACAAAAGAAGTTTCTAATTGACAATAATATTAGCCTTACCCGATATGGAATTGATGTTCTTGTTATGAAACACAGTACTAATACCAATTTTACATACCAGGCAGGAGGGCCTGACGGCAGCGGAGTCAGCAATGGAACCACGTGGGTAGAAAAGGGGTGGACTGCTGATTTTGTTTACCATGAGTTAAAGACTACACCACCGTCTTCATCCGGCACTCCGGTAATTTTACAGGTAGGGCCTGATATGGGAGATATCTTTAAAATAGAATTACCCAATGCCGAACCTGAAAATTTAGGATTAAAAGGTACTGATGTAACAAACCAGTACAATGCACAAGCTGCCGTCTCTAAGATTGACAAAGCCATGAGTACCATATTGTCCCAACGCTCAAAGTTTGGTGCTTATAATAATGCCTTGGAATATACCTTCAGCAATGTGTTAAACAGCGGTCTAAATCTCACTTCCGCAGAATCAAGAATAAGAGATACCGATATGGCATTGGAATATTCCAAGTATATAAAATACAGCATCTTGCAAGAATCTGCGCAAATGCTACTAAAACAGGCAAACCACTCTAAAGAAGGGGTCTTGTATTTACTCAATTTTTAA
- a CDS encoding ABC transporter ATP-binding protein, with translation MELIKVQNLYKSYGEVEVLKDISLSVKKGEVFGLLGANGAGKSTTIECILGTKKFDSGQVSILGMNPQKERKQLFQKVGVQFQEANYQEKITVKELCEITEVLYKNPLDYNKLLLDFNLQDKIKNPVSELSGGEKQRLFIILGLIPNPEVVFLDELTTGLDVKVRRYVWKCLLNLKKQGLTIFLTSHFMDEVEVLCDKICILKNGVIDFYGTVEEAVAMSPYEKLEDAYLWHVDEEELDDESI, from the coding sequence ATGGAATTAATTAAAGTTCAAAATCTTTATAAATCCTATGGTGAGGTTGAAGTGCTAAAAGATATTAGTTTATCCGTAAAGAAAGGTGAAGTATTTGGATTGCTTGGGGCCAACGGTGCAGGAAAGAGTACTACTATAGAGTGCATTTTAGGAACAAAAAAGTTTGATAGTGGGCAGGTATCTATCTTGGGTATGAATCCTCAAAAGGAAAGAAAACAACTATTTCAGAAAGTTGGGGTTCAGTTTCAAGAAGCTAATTATCAGGAAAAAATTACAGTTAAAGAGTTATGTGAAATAACTGAAGTTCTCTATAAAAATCCATTAGATTACAATAAATTATTATTGGATTTTAATCTTCAAGATAAGATTAAAAATCCTGTAAGCGAACTATCTGGAGGAGAAAAACAACGTTTATTTATTATACTAGGGTTAATTCCTAACCCAGAGGTAGTATTCCTGGACGAGCTTACAACAGGACTAGACGTAAAAGTTAGAAGGTATGTATGGAAATGCTTATTAAATTTGAAGAAGCAAGGACTCACAATATTCTTAACATCTCATTTCATGGATGAGGTTGAAGTTCTCTGCGATAAAATATGTATTTTAAAAAACGGGGTAATAGATTTCTATGGAACTGTAGAAGAAGCAGTAGCAATGAGTCCATATGAAAAATTAGAGGATGCTTATTTATGGCATGTAGATGAGGAGGAATTGGATGATGAAAGTATTTAG
- a CDS encoding ABC transporter permease — MKVFRTMLKTELKLSLRGMDMFIFAICMPVLVTTILGVIYGNKPAFPGAGYTFMQQSFAAISTIAICAGGAMGLPLVLSEYRHRKILKRFRVTPVSPSMILAVEGVVYAIYSIVSLVLVYLTAKIFFNFQFRGSWMNFLGAYALVMISMFSIGFMVGGIAKNTKIAGVIASILYFPMLIFSGGTLPYEVMPAVLQKVADIFPLTQGIKLLKSVSLNLSINNVMVSICVISIIAVVCSWISVKFFKWE; from the coding sequence ATGAAAGTATTTAGAACAATGCTGAAAACTGAATTAAAGTTATCACTAAGAGGCATGGACATGTTCATCTTTGCAATCTGCATGCCAGTATTAGTTACTACTATTTTGGGAGTAATTTATGGGAATAAGCCCGCATTTCCCGGAGCAGGTTATACATTTATGCAACAATCCTTTGCAGCCATATCAACCATTGCAATATGTGCAGGTGGCGCCATGGGATTACCATTAGTACTATCTGAGTATCGTCACAGAAAGATATTGAAAAGATTCAGAGTAACACCAGTCAGCCCGTCAATGATTTTAGCTGTTGAAGGGGTTGTATATGCCATTTATTCAATTGTTTCACTAGTGCTTGTTTATTTAACGGCCAAAATATTTTTTAATTTTCAATTTAGGGGTTCATGGATGAACTTTTTAGGAGCATACGCATTAGTTATGATATCAATGTTCAGTATTGGATTTATGGTGGGAGGAATAGCGAAAAATACTAAAATAGCAGGTGTAATTGCAAGTATTCTATATTTTCCTATGCTTATTTTCTCAGGAGGAACATTACCATATGAGGTTATGCCGGCAGTACTCCAAAAGGTGGCAGATATATTTCCTTTAACTCAGGGAATAAAACTTTTAAAAAGTGTATCACTAAATTTAAGTATAAATAATGTAATGGTATCGATTTGTGTAATTAGTATAATTGCAGTGGTTTGTAGCTGGATATCTGTCAAGTTTTTTAAGTGGGAGTAA
- the arcA gene encoding arginine deiminase: MSSETHTINVYSEIGKLKSVLLHCPGEEVENIVPDYLRRLLFDEIVYLEQARREHNQFADILRNEGVEVIYLTDLMADILGNPDIRREFLKELMIEGKAVTEGLQEAILEYLDDLSPKELINKCIAGIRQEDLKHIKPKELGDMVKNAYPFYLDPIPNLYFQRDPFASIGRGISLNVMANETRNRETLFAKYIFNYHPGFRNVPRWYNRDKTHPIEGGDILVLSEKVLAIGISDRTSPVAVERLAYNLLSSKEPIDTVLAFDIPKTRAYMHLDTVFTMVDYDQFTIYPGIEDPLDVYSITRGEKNQLKIKYEHKDLSDVLKEYLKLPAVNLIRCGDGDPIAASREQWSDGSNTLAVSPGKVVCYNRNIVTNNALRKNHIEVLEFDSYELSRGRGGPRCMSMPLYRESIQVN; encoded by the coding sequence ATGTCTTCAGAAACTCATACTATTAATGTTTACAGTGAAATAGGAAAATTAAAATCTGTACTCCTTCACTGCCCTGGTGAAGAGGTAGAAAATATCGTTCCTGATTATCTGAGAAGGCTCCTTTTCGACGAAATAGTATATCTGGAGCAAGCACGCAGAGAGCATAACCAGTTTGCAGACATACTCAGAAATGAGGGTGTGGAAGTTATATATCTTACGGATTTAATGGCAGATATATTAGGAAATCCGGATATCCGAAGAGAATTTCTAAAAGAGCTTATGATAGAGGGCAAGGCTGTTACAGAAGGCCTTCAGGAGGCAATATTGGAATATCTTGATGATTTATCCCCAAAAGAACTCATAAATAAATGTATAGCGGGTATAAGACAGGAGGATCTGAAACATATAAAACCAAAAGAATTGGGTGATATGGTGAAGAATGCATATCCGTTTTACCTTGATCCTATACCAAATTTATACTTTCAACGAGATCCCTTTGCATCAATCGGAAGAGGTATTTCTCTAAATGTAATGGCAAATGAAACCCGTAACAGAGAAACACTTTTTGCAAAATACATTTTCAATTACCATCCCGGATTTAGGAATGTACCCAGATGGTATAACAGAGATAAGACACACCCTATAGAGGGAGGCGACATACTTGTTCTGTCGGAAAAGGTTCTGGCTATAGGAATAAGTGACAGAACAAGTCCGGTAGCAGTTGAAAGACTGGCATATAATCTCCTCAGTTCAAAGGAACCAATTGATACAGTGCTGGCATTTGATATTCCAAAAACAAGAGCATATATGCATCTAGACACTGTATTCACAATGGTTGATTACGACCAGTTCACCATATATCCGGGGATAGAAGATCCTCTTGATGTGTACAGCATAACAAGGGGAGAAAAAAATCAATTGAAAATAAAATACGAGCACAAGGACTTATCTGATGTGTTAAAGGAATATTTGAAGCTGCCGGCTGTAAATCTTATAAGATGCGGAGATGGAGACCCTATTGCCGCCAGCCGTGAGCAATGGAGTGACGGAAGTAACACTTTGGCAGTATCTCCGGGCAAGGTTGTATGCTATAACCGAAATATTGTTACCAATAACGCTTTAAGAAAAAACCATATTGAGGTACTGGAGTTTGATTCCTATGAATTATCCAGGGGCCGGGGAGGGCCAAGGTGTATGAGTATGCCTTTATACCGTGAATCTATACAGGTAAACTAA
- a CDS encoding MerR family transcriptional regulator has product MDRIYKTAEIAKRIGVHSNTVRLYEKLKLIPEARRLPNGYRVFTDYHIEQLKLARTAFKVEILQNGLRKKIIHVVKLSAKGELEEAIKCTNDYIKQIKQEQKNAEEAIELSKKLLSDIDSEESNIFFTRKQTADYIQVTMDTLRNWEMNGLLIVKRKQNGYRVYTDSDINRLKIIRTLRCANYSLSAILRMMNAISESKEIDIREVINKPKKDEEIVTACDKLLISLSDAEKNAHSLLKQLEYMKNEFNINSTL; this is encoded by the coding sequence ATGGATAGGATATATAAAACAGCTGAAATAGCTAAAAGAATTGGGGTACATTCCAACACAGTACGTTTGTACGAAAAGCTTAAGTTAATACCCGAGGCTAGGAGATTACCAAATGGATATAGAGTATTTACTGACTATCATATAGAGCAGCTTAAACTTGCCAGAACTGCCTTTAAAGTGGAGATTCTGCAAAATGGACTTAGAAAGAAAATAATCCATGTTGTTAAGTTATCTGCAAAGGGGGAGCTTGAAGAAGCAATCAAATGTACAAATGATTATATTAAGCAGATAAAGCAAGAGCAAAAAAATGCAGAAGAAGCCATCGAACTTTCGAAGAAGCTTTTATCAGATATAGATTCTGAAGAGAGCAATATATTTTTCACAAGAAAGCAAACTGCTGACTATATACAAGTTACAATGGACACATTAAGAAATTGGGAGATGAATGGTTTGCTTATTGTTAAGAGAAAGCAGAATGGTTATCGAGTTTATACGGACAGTGATATTAACAGATTAAAGATAATACGCACCTTACGTTGTGCAAACTATTCTCTTTCAGCAATTTTAAGAATGATGAATGCCATATCAGAAAGTAAAGAAATTGATATTAGAGAGGTAATCAATAAACCTAAAAAGGATGAGGAGATTGTTACGGCATGTGATAAGTTGCTTATTTCTTTAAGTGATGCAGAAAAAAATGCCCATAGTTTATTGAAACAATTAGAATATATGAAAAACGAATTTAATATAAACTCTACACTTTAA
- the rlmH gene encoding 23S rRNA (pseudouridine(1915)-N(3))-methyltransferase RlmH translates to MKITIAAVGKLKEKYLKEAISEYSKRLSRFTEVEIIEVDDEYAPDSLSEAQESQVKKKEAEKILKRVKQGSYVILLDLAGEQITSSGFSAKVENIMLSGNSHITFIIGGSLGLDQSLINIADYRLCLSKMTYPHQLARVILMEQVYRAFKIIKNETYHK, encoded by the coding sequence ATGAAAATTACAATAGCAGCTGTAGGAAAGCTGAAAGAAAAGTATTTGAAAGAAGCAATATCAGAGTATTCCAAAAGATTATCCCGCTTCACGGAAGTCGAAATTATAGAAGTAGATGATGAATACGCACCCGACTCCCTCAGTGAGGCACAGGAAAGTCAAGTCAAGAAAAAGGAAGCGGAGAAGATACTAAAGAGAGTAAAACAGGGAAGCTATGTTATATTATTGGACTTGGCGGGAGAACAGATAACTTCTTCGGGATTTTCCGCTAAGGTTGAAAATATAATGCTTTCCGGGAATTCACATATAACATTCATTATAGGAGGCTCGCTTGGCTTAGATCAAAGTCTTATAAATATTGCTGATTACAGGCTTTGTCTTTCAAAAATGACCTATCCGCACCAACTGGCCAGAGTTATACTTATGGAGCAAGTGTACAGGGCTTTTAAGATAATTAAGAATGAGACATATCACAAATGA